Proteins encoded together in one Balaenoptera musculus isolate JJ_BM4_2016_0621 chromosome 6, mBalMus1.pri.v3, whole genome shotgun sequence window:
- the GLT6D1 gene encoding LOW QUALITY PROTEIN: putative glycosyltransferase 6 domain-containing protein 1 (The sequence of the model RefSeq protein was modified relative to this genomic sequence to represent the inferred CDS: inserted 1 base in 1 codon; deleted 1 base in 1 codon) yields MAVPYNALFWDTALAVIAGAASAAVTVQVPASLASCLFSRKRPDVITATDCLAPIVWEGTFSRQVLEKHYRKKNLTLGLAVFAIGRFSDQYLELFLRSVDKYFMTGYRVVFYIMLDTLSRLPQLERGPLRQFRVFTVTEDSWPDXMRMKSLGKHIVQDIQGEVDFLFSMTVTQILQNDVGVEVLGTSVAQLHAWWYFKNPGSFPYERRPKSAACIPFGQGDFYYDGAFVGGTRLEILNLVEEYLKSVIHDLKLGLNSTYEKYLNKYFFLRKPTKLLSPEYNWDAEFYPPPQVQYVKVAQQSKRRF; encoded by the exons ATGGCGGTCCCATACAACGCGCTTTTCTGGGACACCG CATTAGCTGTTATCGCTGGAGCAGCTTCTGCTGCTGTCACGGTACAGGTACCTGCTTCACTAGCTTCTTGTTTGTTCAGCAGAAAACGCCCTGATGTGATAACGGCCACAGACTGCCTTGCTCCTATTGTCTGGGAAGGCACTTTCAGTAGACAGGTGCTGGAAAAacactacagaaagaagaacctCACCCTGGGCTTGGCTGTCTTTGCTATTGGCAG GTTTTCGGATCAGTACCTGGAACTGTTCTTACGCTCGGTGGATAAGTACTTCATGACCGGCTACAGAGTGGTCTTCTACATCATGCTGGACACCCTCAGCAGGCTGCCCCAGCTCGAGCGGGGGCCCCTCCGACAGTTCAGAGTGTTTACCGTCACAGAGGACAGCTGGCCGG TGATGCGTATGAAGAGCTTGGGCAAGCACATCGTCCAGGACATCCAGGGCGAAGTTGACTTCCTCTTCAGTATGACCGTCACCCAGATCTTGCAGAACGATGTTGGGGTGGAGGTCCTGGGCACGTCTGTGGCTCAGCTCCATGCCTGGTGGTACTTTAAGAAC CCGGGGAGTTTCCCCTACGAGAGGAGGCCCAAGTCAGCAGCTTGCATTCCGTTTGGCCAGGGCGATTTCTATTACGACGGCGCGTTCGTGGGTGGCACGCGCCTCGAGATCCTAAACCTCGTTGAGGAGTACCTGAAAAGTGTCATTCATGACCTCAAACTCGGGCTGAACAGCACCTATGAAAAATAcctcaacaaatactttttcctCCGGAAGCCCACCAAGCTGTTATCCCCAGAATACAACTGGGACGCTGAGTTTTACCCGCCGCCCCAGGTTCAGTACGTCAAGGTGGCCCAGCAGTCCAAAAGGAGATTTTGA
- the LCN9 gene encoding epididymal-specific lipocalin-9, with translation MALLLLSLEPSLVSAQDFNLQRIVRRNHDISKVLGTWCSISMAADDMRQIEEDGDLRVFMQSIKSLENGGLKFSFHFMLHTEGVDVAMVCDKTDKSREYTITYLGENRLQVLEADYLRYVTFRLRNFRNRTETQVLALYGRFPELKPSFLDRFEKLCKSHGLGPENIVNLSNNGRPHCLPASSLGKREAPGGVPSARPRRESRAWGGAGTPAIPRLRGRLSPQILVESTGGLPRLPPPRLNRSQTTHIRSVNAYPPAVQLERGATGQGKGMPQAEERLAPPLPPQASTAGDPPHGRLRPKPPGWGKG, from the exons ATGGCACTGCTCCTGCTGAGCCTGGAGCCGAGCCTGGTCTCCGCCCAGGACTTCAACCTCCAGAGAATCGTGCGGAGAAACCATGACATCTCCAAG GTTTTGGGGACCTGGTGTTCTATTTCCATGGCCGCAGACGACATGAGGCAGATAGAAGAAGACGGGGATCTGAGGGTCTTCATGCAGAGTATCAAAAGCTTAGAAAATGGTGGCCTGAAGTTCAGCTTCCACTTCAT GTTGCATACCGAGGGCGTGGATGTGGCCATGGTCTGTGATAAAACAGACAAGAGCAGAGAATACACCATCACCT ACTTGGGGGAGAACCGGCTACAGGTCTTGGAGGCCGACTACCTGCGGTACGTGACCTTCCGCCTGCGGAACTTCAGGAACAGGACGGAGACGCAAGTGCTGGCGCTCTACG GACGGTTCCCAGAGCTGAAACCCAGCTTCCTGGACAGATTTGAAAAACTCTGCAAATCACACGGACTCGGCCCAGAAAATATCGTCAACCTCAGCAACAACGGTAGGCCTCACTGCCTTCCAGCCAGCAGCCTGGGCAAGCGAGAAGCTCCAGGGGGCGTCCCCTCAGCCCGGCCTCGGCGGGAGTCCAgggcctggggcggggcggggaccCCCGCGATACCCCGTCTGAGAGGCCGGCTGTCTCCCCAGATCCTTGTAGAAAGCACAGGAG gGTTACcccgcctcccccctccccgtctGAACAGGAGCCAAACTACCCACATACGCTCCGTAAACGCCTACCCGCCTGCAGTGCAGCTCGAGCGGGGAGCCACCGGGCAGGGCAAGGGGATGCCCCAGGCTGAGGAGCGGCTGGCGCCACCCCTTCCTCCGCAGGCGAGCACCGCCGGAGACCCTCCCCATGGCCGGCTGCGCCCGAAACCCCCAGGATGGGGCAAAGGCTGA